A region of the Etheostoma spectabile isolate EspeVRDwgs_2016 unplaced genomic scaffold, UIUC_Espe_1.0 scaffold00005895, whole genome shotgun sequence genome:
TGAGTCTGACTGTGTTTCACTGTGCTCTGTGTTGCAGTGATACAGGCCCAGAGTGAATGGGGGGTGACTTACCCTTCCACTCCGATCTGTGCCTTCAAGGGATCAACCGTGGACATAACGTGCACCTACACATACCCACCCAGAATAAGTGATAAAACTACAGAAGTTCAAGAACAATTTTGGTTCACTAAAGTGGAAAATCTGAATCTTGTGGATCTGAAGAAGGACCCAGACTACACAGGTCGTGTGCAGTACCACTGTGATGAGAAGAGCTGCACTCTGAGAATCTCAGACCTGAGAGAGAGCGACTCGGCTGTGTACAAGTTCAGGTTCATAACAAACCAAGAAGGTGGAAGATATACTGGTCAACCTGGAGTCACTTTGTCTGTTACTGGTAATATTTTACTGGATTGTTTGTTTCTAATTGTTTTCCTGTGAATCTTTTGGGTGTCTATTTGCCTGTATGTACTTTAATGGTTTAGTTTGAAAAGacatttcttctctcttttccagACCTCCAGGTGCAGGTGACAAGGTCGTCGACCCAGGCAGAGCTGGGGTGTCACAGCAGCTGTGATGTAGCTGCTAATCCTTCCTATGTCTGGTACAATGATGGACAGAAAATGGACGGAGAAACGTCTTCTTCTCTCAGCGTCTCTGTTGAAGACAACAACAGCTATTCCTGTGCTGTTACAGGATATGAAGATCACCGCTCTCCTCCAGTGTGTGAGTTTACTCCAGCAAACCTAGAAGACAGTAGatggttttttttgtgacaaattcAAAACTTTCTGTATAATGcttactttgatactttttaTTGAGTGGGGAAAttccaatgttttcactctgttgtctGAACACACTTCACACAGTTCTGAAATGTGTACTGAATGATACAGTAcatgttgtgggttggggttttggTCGGGATTATTCTTCCcttttggcctccttgtgtttgtgtccccaTTTTCtcccccggtcttgtgttgtcggtcctgtcttgtgttccccccAGTGTCTGTAtagtctgtttcctgttttactttgaagtctgttttttgtctcgtcttgCATGTAGTTTACTTCCTGTATCTTCCCGCTCCTGTGATtactgttggagctaaatcctgctccattctcagggttcattcaaatagtggtcaaaatctcagatgttgatgtgtgaatccattttattgcataggatatcctgagacaaagttacctggatcaagctcgcagctctccccttcctttgtctgccTCTCTGGATCTTggacccctggtcttattcacaaaggctggggtctcttggccacagttgtgtatgtgtgcttattcgttatctttcagttggaatgtgactgaaagtttatgactctcagttcaggaaaagatcagtgggcTGTAAAAGTGGGACTGAAACCAGACTCAGGAAGcatccctaacaatcaattctgcttctaacacatgtaggagagctggattataacaaaatataccagaacatcttacattataaaatagaagtattgcaaaacaacttaatacaacaaactatatacttataacaacaaacttactGCATGACCAATATGTCCTCtattatgctgaaataatgcttttaccttttagcttaaatgtgtaatgcaaatcacacaatgtttaagcacatataaaaTTTTAAATCCCAACATTACCTAGTTGCCTTGtgcatttaatgtctgtgcGTCCCTTGTGCTTTGTCAGATCCTTCTAGCTTGCCTTTCTTTCGCCAGTTTGCTTGCCTGTCGTCCTGTCTGCTTCCCCAGCCCTTGTGATCCGGTCTGTGTTCCAGCAATTCCCCCGTGAGTGTTCCTTTGTTTCCCTGTTTGGATTTTTGCCCTTCCCACGTGCCTTTGTTGGGATTTCTGTTGGACCTCTCCCATTTTGCTCCTATGTTTGCTGGACTGTCTGACAATAAATTCCTTTGTTGAGTTTTCTACTACTCTGCgattgggtcctccttcctcaCCACAACAGTAAGTGCACAAATGGAGTTGTCACAGTGAGGGGAGGGGcagttgggggggtgggggggtggatggaCAACATCCTAGTGGTGGTCGTAGATTGCTtgtctcatacacacacaccattataCCACATTTTCTTATTAAAGGTAACTTATTTTTATGTTATCGTCTCCAGATGCTCCAAAGGTTGTCTCCCTGTCTCTGACTCCCCCTGGGGAAGTCAGGGAGAACAGTAGagtgactctgacctgtggcagTGATGCTAACCCAGCAGCTACTTATACCTGGTACAAGAATGGTTCTCCTCTAAATGGAAATGCACAGCTCGTCTTCAGCTCCATCCTGTCCTCTGACTCTGGACAGTATAACTGTGCAGCTGAGAACCAGCTTGGGAAAAGGACATCTGAAACAATCTCTATTGATGTGAAATGTGAGGAAGCAGTTTTAATGTAATAAGCaacatcaattttttttaggCTTAATTGTTGATCATACCTGCTACTGAACGTTGGCTGATAAAAAGGtcgtttttgttgctgttggcATCAGTTAAACAAACAGAacttggggcggctgtggctcagtggtagagcggttgcctgccaatcggaaggttggtggttcaatccccgcccctgcagtcattgtcgaagtgtccttgggcaagacactgaaccccgaattgcccccggtgctgcgcatcggagtgtgagtgtgtatgaatgtatatctgatgagcaggtggcaccttgtacggcagccccggccacagtgtatgaatgtgtgtgaatggtgaatgtttcctgtagatgtaaaagcgctttgagcagttgttaaaactggaaaagcgctatataaatacagcacatttacataaatacagcacattcaacTCACATAACTGtaatttattatcattttattcacacacactgtaaaaaaagagtTAATATTTCAAAAGTGGCCGGCCAAGGTGAGTATCAGGCTATACTAACCCACCTTATGCCAAATGGAGATTTATCCAACCTTTTCTGTAGAAAATTTAAATGTTCATATTTTGTTAACTGTTTTTCCCTCCAGATGCTCCGAACCATCCCTCTGTGTCTGCTGAGATAGTGGAGGGACGTTCAGTGAATCTGACCTGTAGCAGTGATGCTAACCCAGCAGCTAACTACACCTGGTACAAGGAGAATGAAGACTCACCAAAAGCATCAGGACAGATCTTCACCATCACTGATGTTAGACCTGAACACAGTGGGAATTATTTCTGTGAAGCCCAGAACCAAATGGGACGTCAGAACTCCACCTTACCTCTGATTGTTGTAGCAGGTACGTTTTTACACTTTCACCAGCACAAACACCTGTTCACTGCACCAGACCTGATTCACATGTAGCAACCCAGAAAATTAAATTCCATGTGTGCATTTCCAGTTTTTGTGCAGCTGTGTTCGGGGAGGAACCTCCATCATGTCAGAGGTGTACgacactgactgactgatttaACAATCTGATCCTACTAATGACATGAATCATGTATTACGCTATATTCCCAGGGAATTCAACAACAATAATGAAGATCATCTGGCCGACTGTGGTGGCCCTGTTGCTGATTCCTCTGCTGCTCCTGAGTCTGCGGGCGAGGTAAAACCTGAAAAAATCCATCAGTTCAGCAGTCGCcgttgttttattttcttcttctaactTCCTTTAGTTTCTGAGTTGTGAATTGCATCATGGTGCATtctttatttgttgttgtagtttgactcaattcagaagaaagaagaagaaaactctGCAACCCACCACTGAACCACATGAGCTTGTAGAGATAGAGGtgagacacccccccccccccccccacacacacacacacacacacagggaaacccTAGGATTAATTTAGTGATTAGGTTTTGCAAGGAAAAGGGAAGTAGGTGGTTATACAGGAGACAAAGAGAACCagaggagaaaggagaaggACCTGAGTGGTTGGAAAGTAGAGAGAAGAATACTGAACTAAACTGTGGGACCAACTGGTGGGACCTGGACTGGCTGGTTACCCCCTGTGGACCCGACTGTTGTGGATGAGGACTCGCTTGTGGAATAGCTGTGGATAGAAGAGGACGAGAATGGATTGAATTCCCTCCCACACTGTAAATTATCCTGAATAAGCTATACTCCTGGCGCCGGCTTTTGTCATTGAACTGGTGACATGGAAaccacaaaatatatatatatttatatatatatatatatatatatatatatatatatatatatatatactatatatattaataactgaattgctaaagctaacatGGCTTAAATCGGTAAAAGTTGTTGAAAAActtgaaatgctaaagctaaactgtagAAAAAGCATAAATCAGTAAAAGTTGTAGAAAAACTCATAATACTAAAGCTAAACTGTGGAAAAAGcctaaatcagtaagaagatgttgaagttTTGATAAGAGTGGAAAAAAGTAGGAATAGTTTCAATTAAGTTTAATAACACTGCTAATGTAAAAAgagttgtagaaaaaaatgaaatgctaaaGATAAATTTGAGAAATAACATAATACTCCTGGTGCGGGCTTTTGTCATTGAACTGGTGACATGGAAAccacaatatacatatatatatatatatatgtatatatatatatatttatatacatatatatatatataaatatatatatgtatatatatatatatatatatatatatatggttacAATAACTTGGTTTATAAATGCTCTACAAGATGAAGAAGTTGTAAAGTGAATTATCAGCAACTAATTTCCATTtaaacatgataaaaacatgtttgtgaTAAACCCTTAATATATACAGTTATCATGAACCAggtcctcatgttgtcgtcTCTCCCCATCAGTCAGACTCTCTTCCTGATTATGAGAACATCTCAGACCCTGCAGCAAAGCCAAAAGAccctgaggaggagggagaccTGGTAGGAAGtccagcgcgcacacacacacacacacacacacacacacacacacacacacacaaaaatgctgtttttttttagttatacATTTGTCtgtacatgtttattttatttctactatggctttacatttttattagaaTTTAGTCTTTTCATTTGACATTGCTTAATACCTTTTTGATACAAATGGATTCATGTAATTAATATGAATCCATCCTaatgttgtgttcatgtttatttaactgtttattgtgtTCTGTCTGAATATTTGGACAGTGTATTTTGATACTTTGGTACCACTGCTCCATATATACAGCATGTAGGAGCCAGcttttgctctgattactgctttgcacactcttggcattctcttgatgagcttcaagaggtagtcacctgaaatggtttcccagcagtcttgaaggagttcccagaatgctcggCACTTgtcggcccttttgccttcactctgcggtccagctctccccaaaccatctcgattgggttcagatTCAGctactgtggaggcgcagcactccatcactctctttcttagtcaaatagcccttacacagctcGGAGGTGgtaatgatggtccaactaaacgcaaaccagATGGGATGTCGCATGTCGCTGCAttatgctgtggtagccatgctggttcagtatgccttcaatttggaataaatccccaacattgtcaccagcaaagcacccccacaccatcacacctcctccccCATACTTGActgtgggaaccaggcatgtagaatccatccggtcaccttttctccgtcgcacaaagacacggttattggaaccaaagatctcatcagaccaaagcacagatttccacgggtgtaatgtccattccttgtgtttcttggcccaaataAATCtgttctgcttgttgcctctccttagcagtggtttcctagctgctgcttgaccatgaaggcctgattcgcgcagtctcctcttatcagttgttctagagatgtttCTGCTGCTAGAagtctgtgtggtattcatctggtctctaatctgagctgctgttaacttgcgatttctaAAGccggtgactcagatgaacttatcctcagcagcagaggtgactcttggtcttcctttcctggggcggtcctcacgtgagccagttttgttgtagcgcttgatggtttttgcgattGCACTTGGGGACGCATTAaaagtttttgtaattttccggactgactgaccttcatttcttaaagtaatgatggccactcgtttctctttacttagctgattggttgattggttCTCTAACAGtcgtccaatagggctgtcagCTGTGCaacaacctgacttctgcacgaCACAACTGATAGTCCCATTATGGTACCATCAGGTACAGATgggtacagtatatatatatatatatatatatatatatatatatatatatatatatatatatataaacatatctCATGATGAATGCTCTACAAGGTGAAGAAGGTATTTCAGAATTTCTGAAAATGTTAGGAATTATTagcaaataatttaaatttaaacgtgataaaaaaattgtttctgatAAACTAATATATGCAGTTATCATGAACGAGGTCCTCATTTTGTCGTTTCTCCCCATCAGTCAGACTCTATTCCTGATTATGAGAACGTCTTAGACCCTTTAGCACCGGCAGAAGacccagaggaggaggaagacctggtatatacatatatgtacacacatacatatatacacacatatatatacatacactgtatatatacacatacacacatataaagtatatatacatatatacatacacacataaatactgtacatataaagtatacacatatgtacatatatatatattcatatccacacatatatatacatacagacatatatatacatagacccacatatatatatacacatatactgtacatatgtgtatactgtatatatgcatgtatacacatatatgtgtgtgtatatatacatacatatctcATGAATGCTCTAGAAGGTGGAGATGGTGTTTAGTGaattattgtaaaataatttacatttaaacaaaaatgtttctgttaaaCTCTTAATATATGCAGTTATCATGAACGAGGTCCTCATTTTGTCGTCTGCCCCCATCAGTCAGACTCTTGTCCTGATTATGAGAACATCTCAGACCCTGCAGCACAGGCAAAAGACCCATAGGAGCAGGAAGACCTGGTGTGAAGTCCAGTCAGGTTAGAGCCTCCTGCATCCAATAAAACAGGCCCACTTCAGATTTACAGTCACAGTTCCATCTGTAACTTTACACCAGTTTCATGTGATCTTCTGCAGATGCAGTTGGACCAGAGGCGGGACTCACCTGATGTTTGGGTTTCTTCACATGCagttaagagagagagagagagagagagactcccatggaggaaaacaaaaagaaatctttacctccaaacattttaattctcagatttttttttagaagtatCATGTAGCAGAAGATTTGAGAAGaatgcagctttatttgtaccTGTGCAGGTACATAACATAACTGGACTCAGTTCAGGATTTGACTTGGTATGCAAAGTGATATTTTATGTAGTAAATTACTTTTAAGAAATATAGTTCACCCTGTAACATCCCACCTGTCCTGGCAGAGAAAGCCAGTAAAGTCCAACTCTTCCACAGCATGTACAGTTTATTATTACACAAAGCATAATCTCCTTGGCTAGTTGTGTCATTTCTATGTATTGGAtgtattatttgttgttgttgaacatCATGCCAGTTCCTCTCACTGCTGCAGAGGGCGATAGTGTGCAGGTGCAAGCTTTTGATTTCAGCTTTAAACTCTTTTTGTGTTCATTCTTcagaattatgtttttattgatcAGTGATgagtgtaaataaaatgtaaatcagtTGGTATGCTCTGACGTATTTCTCACTTGCC
Encoded here:
- the LOC116677810 gene encoding B-cell receptor CD22 — translated: MRGAAVSLTAARGLVFFLLSVPVIQAQSEWGVTYPSTPICAFKGSTVDITCTYTYPPRISDKTTEVQEQFWFTKVENLNLVDLKKDPDYTGRVQYHCDEKSCTLRISDLRESDSAVYKFRFITNQEGGRYTGQPGVTLSVTDLQVQVTRSSTQAELGCHSSCDVAANPSYVWYNDGQKMDGETSSSLSVSVEDNNSYSCAVTGYEDHRSPPVYAPKVVSLSLTPPGEVRENSRVTLTCGSDANPAATYTWYKNGSPLNGNAQLVFSSILSSDSGQYNCAAENQLGKRTSETISIDVKYAPNHPSVSAEIVEGRSVNLTCSSDANPAANYTWYKENEDSPKASGQIFTITDVRPEHSGNYFCEAQNQMGRQNSTLPLIVVAGNSTTIMKIIWPTVVALLLIPLLLLSLRASLTQFRRKKKKTLQP